CCCCCGACCCGCCCCAGATTACAGAGTGCCGACAGCCTCGGCCAGCCGCAGGCACATATCGGCCTTGTTGAGCGTGTACAGGTGAATGCCGGGCGCGCCCGCGTCAAGCAGGCTGCGTATCTGCCGCACGGCATAATCAAGGCCCACCTCGCGCACAGCTTCCGCCCCGCCCTCGTTGTGAGCTTTTTCGAGCGCCAGATACAGCTTGCCGGGAATATTGGCCCCGCACAAAGAAAGCACGCGCCGCAGCGAATCAAAGCTCTGGATGGGCAGAATACCGGGGATCACCGGCGTGGTAATGCCCTGCCCGCGCAGGTGGCTCACCAGATCTTCATATTCTCGCGCGTCAAAAAAGAGCTGAGTGAGGGCAAAATCGGCCCCGGCGCGCAGCTTGTTGGCCGTGTGCAGCCTGTCCTGCGAAAATGTGGGCGATTCGGGGTGCGGGGCGGGATAGGCCGCCACGCCAATGCCCATGCCCGGCTGCTGCTCTCTGGCAAAAGCCACCAGATCAGAAGCATGACGAAAATGGGCGGAGCTCCAGTTCCAGGCCTTGTCGGCGGGCGGGTCGCCGCGCAGTGCCAACACATTGTTGACCCCCGACGCACGCAGATCATTCAAAAATGCGGCAATGGACTGAGGCTCGGCACCCACGCAGGTCAGATGCGCCATGGCGGCGATGCCCCGGCGGGCAAGCTCTGCCGTTACGGCCAGCGTATTTTGCTGCCGCGCACCGCCAGCCCCATAGGTTACCGAGGCAAACAGCGGGTTAAGTGCACGCAAGCGGTCAACCGTAGCGTAAAAATCGGGTAGATGGGCCGTGTCAGAAGGCGGAAAAAACTCCAACGAATAGAAAGGGGCCGAAAGTTCCCGGATCATTTGACCGATATGCATGAAAAGCTCCTTGGCGCGTAATGCCACAGACTTGGATACTGCGGCCTAATAGTTTATGTTTATATCAAGATAAGTTGATATGTCAACAAAAATGTGGCATCACACCTTGCCAAATGACGAAAGCGGTCGTAATGCAGGTTACGGACATTAAAAATAGACGGCAAGACATGAATACCCGGCAGTTTCTTTTCACAGCAGCGGACTCGATCCGGCATTTGATTCGGGCAGTCCGCACCCTGCCGAAAACATGGCTGGTGGTGTTTTTGGCAACATGCCTTGCGGCCCATGCGCTGCCAGCGGTTGCCGCCCCAGAGCATGCCGCGCCCATTCAGGTCACGCGAGACCACACTGCGCCAGAGCAGCAGACCGGCACCCCGCCCGCGCAATGGCAGGTGGCCAGCAATACGGGCAGCGGCCCGGTAACAGCTGCCGGAGCAGTCACAACCAGCGCAGTTGAACCTGTCTCTCCACAGCAGGCCCCTCCCCTGCCAACCGCCTCTCAGGCTGCGACAGACGAATCCACGAATAAAAACGGCATGGACGACCAGGGGCGCGCCGACTGGCGCGAACTGGAGCAAGGCCTGCTGTTTGGCGAATTTCAGCTCAACGACGGCGATGCCCGTCTTTCAGTGCTGCGCATCGACCCCGCCTACTTTGATTTTACACTCTGCGCACGCTCGCAGGACAGCGGCCCCTCGCGCCCGCTGAGCCAGTGGGGCGAGCAGTACAATCTCTCTGCCGCCATCAACGCCAGCATGTACCTGCCCGACGGCTCAACCAGCACGGGTTACATGCGTCAGGGCGACCACACCAACAACGGGCGCATCGTACAGCGGTTTGGCGCTTTTTTTGTGGCGGGGCCGGACGAACCGGGCCTGCCCCTGGCGGCCATCATCGACCGCGACAATCCCTTGTGGCGGCAGCAGTTGGAGCGCTACTCGCTGGTTATCCAGAATTACCGCATGATCAACGCCGACCGGCGCATTCTCTGGGCACCCGGCGGCCCGCATTATTCCATCTCTGCCGTTGCCCAGGATGGCGACGGGCAGATACTTTTCATGCACTGCCGCCAGCCGGTGGAGGCTTACGCCTTTGCCCAGCAGGTGCTGCACCTGCCACTCAACGTGCGCACAGTCATGTATGTTGAGGGCGGCGGCCAGGCAGGCCTGCTGGTTCGGTCGGCTGCGCTTACACGTGAGCTGGTGGGCCTGAGCCCAAGCGGACTGCTGGTAACTGGCGACCTGCGGGCCGTGCTGCCCAATGTGCTGGGCGCGCGGCGCAAGGGCGCCCCGGAACATCCCGCCGTGGAGTCCACCCCCGCTCCAGAACAGCCAGCCGCCAACCCGGCTGCGCTCCCCCCGGCCAGCGAGGACAAATCCTCCGCCAACCCAGCTGCACCAGCTGCGGAATCTGGCGTAACTGGCAGCGCGGCACAACAGAAACCGGTGCGACAGTCTGGCACAACAGTTGCCATGCCACCTTTGGCCCCCAGCCATACAGTGGGGCCAATACCCGAGCATGAACAGACACAGGGGCAGATGCAGAACCAGGCGCAGGAACAATCCCCGCCCAACAGGGCGGCCAGCACCACGCAAAACCCCGCAACCAGCGCCACGGCACCGGCCCGCGAACCGCTGACACAGCCTGGCTCGTCGCTTGCGCAGCCCCCATCGAGCACGTCAGAATCTATATCGTCAAACAGTGATGCTGCACCAAAAAAATAATTTTTTAGCCTCTGAAAATCAGCTAGCCATGCGGCTTTTCAGCCTTTTTTGACCTCGCAATCTTAGTGGTAATAATTACCAATCTTAAAAAAAAGGCTTTACATCCCTGCCCACTTCTTTCACAATGACTGTTGGAAAGGGGGCTGATTATGCGTTTTTAAGTGTTTCAGCCTGCCCCCACAAAGTAACCAGTCAAAACAAGTGAGGGACTCATGCCCACGCAACTCGAAGTGTATAAGTGCACCCACTGCGGCAATATCGTTGAAGTTCTTCATGGCGGCGGCGCCGACATCGTCTGCTGTGGTGACCCCATGAAGCTGATGGTCGAAGGTGCTACCGACGGCGCTCTTGAAAAGCACGTCCCCGTCATTGAAAAGGTTGACGGCGGCTACCTGGTGAAGGTCGGCAGCGTTGCTCACCCCATGGAAGAAAAGCACTTCATCGAATGGATCGAGCTGCTGGCCGACGGCAGAAGCTACACCAAGTTCCTGAAGCCTGGCGATGCGCCCGAAGCCTTTTTTGCCATTGACGCGGCCAAGGTTACGGCCCGCGAATACTGCAACCTGCACGGTCACTGGAAGGCTGAAAACTAGTTTTTCGTCCTTGCAGCACAGTGTGTGCGCTGAACAGATTCACCCGGCATAAAGCCAAAATTATATTTTCAGGAGACAAGCCATGCAAAAGTATGTTTGTGGTGTTTGCGGTTACGAATATGATCCCGCTGAAAACGACAACGTGCCTTTTGAAGACCTGCCCGAAGATTGGACCTGCCCCGTTTGCGGCGTGGGCAAAGACCAGTTTTCTCCTGCCTAATTTTCCATATTTCCCGTTCTTTCCCCCCGCTTTGCCTTGCCCCAAGGCAGAGCGGGGCTTTTCATAAACGGGAATTTCCAAACACTGCGGAGAGTTACCATGCAGCCAGTAGAGATAAAAAAAGATATTTTCTGGGTCGGCTTTGTCGATTACGACCACAGGGATTTTCACGGGTATTCCCGTTCGCCTGACGGTTCGACCTACAACGCCTACCTGATCAAGGACGAAAAAAACGTTCTGCTCGACACTGTTGCCTCGGGCTGCGAAGGCACCCTGCTGTGCCGCCTTGCCCAGGTGCTTGAACCCGAAAAGATTGACTATATCATCTGCAACCACATGGAACTTGACCACGCTGGCGCGCTTGAAGCCATCATCGAGCGCTGCAAGCCCGAAAAGGTCTTTGTGTCGCAGACCGGCCTCAAATCCATGGCTGGCTATTTTGACTGCAAAAACTGGCCCGTGCAGGCAGTCAAAAGCGGCGACAGCATCAACATCGGCAAGCGCACCATCGTTTTTCAGGAAACCCGCATGCTGCACTGGCCCGACAGCATGGTTTCCTACATTCCCGAAGACAAGCTGCTGATCAGCAACGATATCTTTGGCCAGAATATTGCCAGCTCCGCGCGCTTTGTTGATGAATTTGGCGACGACGGCGAATTTTCGCGTCGCGTCAAGGAATACTACTTCAACATTGTGCTGCCCTACTCCCCCATGGTGCTCAAGACCCTGCCCGTGGTGGAAAAGCTTGACATCGACATGATCGCCCCCGACCACGGCCTTATCCACCGTGGCGAAAAGGCCGTGCGCAACATCATCGACATGTACCGCAGCATGGCCGAGCAAAAGCCCCAGCAGCGCGCGCTAGTCTTTTACGACACCATGTGGCAGTCCACCGAGACCATGGCCTATGCCATTTGCAGCGGCCTTGAAGAAAACGGCGTGCCCACGCGCATCATGAGCGTAAAGCAGAACCACCACAGCGCCATCATGACCGAGCTGGCCGACTGCGGCGCGGTTATTGCCGGTTCGCCCACGCATAACAATACCGTGCTGCCCCTCATCGCCGCCCAGCTTACCTATATGAAGGGCCTGCGCCCCCTGAACCGCATTGGCGGCGCTTTTGGCTCCTACGGCTGGTCTGGCGAAGGCCCCAAGTACCTGCACGAACAGCTGGCCTCCATGAACATGGAAATGCCCGCCGAACCCGTGAAGTGCAACTGGCGCCCCGACCACGAGGCCCTCAAGGCCTGCTACCAGATGGGCGTTACCATTGCCGATGCCCTCAAAAAGAAGTGCCAGGGTTAATCATCCTGCCCCACGCATAAAAAAAGCAGCAGCGTCCAAGCCGGGCGCTGCTGCTTTTTTTATGGTTTGCCGCCGCCGGGGGCGGCCATCTCATCTATTTTTTCTTGCTCAGCTCCGCAGCCTGCCGCATGGCTTCAATAAGGCTGTCTTCGCAGGCAATGCCCTTGCCCGCAATGTCAAAGGCAGTGCCGTGGTCCACCGAGGTGCGTATGACCGGCAGGCCGATGGTGATGTTTACGCCGTCGGCAATGCCCAGCACCTTGATGGGCGCGTGGCCCTGATCGTGGTACATGGCAATGACCACGTCAAAGTCGCCCCGCCCGGCGCGGTAAAACAGCGTATCAGCGGGCAACGGCCCCTCAACCTGCCAGCCTCTGGCCTGAGTGGCCTTGACGGCAGGCAGAATCTTGGTTTCTTCTTCACCATTGCCAAACAGGCCGTTCTCGCCAGCATGGGGGTTGATGGCGCACACGCCGATACGCGGGCTGGCGATGCCAGCATCCACCAGCGTGGCGTGTGTACGGGTAATGGTGCGCTCCACAAGGGCCGGTTCTATCTTCTTGACGGCGTCGATGAGGCCCAGATGCGTGGTCACATGCACTACCCGCAGGTTGGGCGTGGTCAGCATCATGGATACTTCGGGCGTGCCCGTCAGATAGGCCAACATTTCGGTATGCCCGGGGTACATGTGCCCGGCGGCGTGCAGCGCTTCCTTGTTCAGCGGGGCAGTACAGATGGCCTGTGCCTTGCCGGAAAGCACCAGATCCACCGCTTTTTTGACAAACTGAAAGGCACCGTCGCCCGATACGGGCGAAACTACGCCAAAGGGATGCCCGGCAGGAATCACCGGAACATCAAGGCAATCGATGTAACCGGATTCGTAACGAGCGTCTTCGGGATTGCTTACGGCTCGCACCTGCACGGCGGCGCCGGTTATCCTGATGGCTTCGCGCAGGCGCTCTGCATCGCCCACAACCAGGGCTCTGGCCCAGGTGCCGATTTCCGGGCGGGCCATGGCCTTGACGATTATTTCAGGGCCAATGCCAGAGGCATCGCCCATGGTGATGGCCACCACAGGTAGCTGATTCAAGCCAGTTCTCCTTTTTTGATTGCAGCCCGCAGAAAATCAAGGCTGCTGGCCAAGGTACGCTCTGTGCCAAAGGAACCGGCCTTGGTCACAATGGGAAGCGAAAAATTGCCAAGGGTCATGCCCGCCGGTACGCCACTTTCCACTTCGGCAACAAGCCGGATGCCGTGGATACCCACTTCGGCCATGAGGTTGGCTGCGGTTTCACCGCCGGTAACAACCAGACCGGCCGCTGATTCAAGCGCATTGTGCAGCACCCTGGCCAGGCTGGCGGCAAGCCTGCCGCCCAGGGCCATGTTGGGGTGCTCCACCTCGGCTATTTCCACGGCCACATCCTTGCCAGCGGCAAGAGCCTCGGCAATGGCCGCTCCCTGCTCCGCCAGCGCGGCGCCCGCATCGCCCAGCAGCTGCTGGGGCGTAAAGGAATAGTGCTCCACCTGCTGCGAGGCAAGCACATGGCGCAAGGCCTCGCGCGAAACCTTGACCACGCTGCCCACAACCAGCAGCAGGCCACGCCCCCCCTGAGGCAGGGCAACCACGCACGAACCCTGCTCTGGCCGCGACATGCGCGCCAGAGGTACGGCCAGCCCGCCAGTGCCCACCCAGAACAGCCTGTCGGCCAGAGCATGGGTTGCCTCGGCGATAAAGGCAAGGTCGTCCAGCGTTTCGGCGTCGCACACCACGCCGTCAAAACCTTCATCCATGTCGGCCGCAACCATCCCCGCAATGGTCTGCGCGCCCTTGCGCACATCTGCCAGCAGAATGTTGCGCACGTTCAGGCCTTCGGGCTTCAGGGCAGCCGCCAGATCGCCGTTGGCGTAAGTATGGTCTCTGGCCCAGACCTCGGTGTTTTCAAGGGGCATGCCGTTGACCAGCACGCGACCGTTGACCGTGGTTCTGCCTGTGGCGGGAAAGGCCGGTGCCATCACCACAAACGCCGGGCCACCCATGCCGCGCAGCGTGCGGATGGCCGCCGCGGTTTCTGCCGCAGGCTGCCCGCGCAGCAGGGAATCGAGCTTTTTATACAGGCGCATGCCCTTGCGGAAATGCCGCTCAAGCAATGCCGCATGCCTTTGCGCTGCCTCTGCCGCTGGCAGGGGACGGCTGGCGGCATCCACCGCCAGCACCGGGGCATCGCTGGCCGCCGCCGTATCGCTTTCAAACAGCACATCCGAAACCATGCCGTTTTTCGCAAAGGCTATGGCGCAGTCTGCCGCACCCGTAAGGTCGTCTGCAAGAACAAACCAGGACTGTTTCATATATTCCTCCGGCATGTGCCGGGCAAAAGACTATTCCTCGCCTTCAGCCGCGGGCAAATCCTTGGGCGCGCCAAAGGTCTTTACACCCCAGGCAGTCACCAGCGGCGTAAGAATGGCCGTCACAACCACACAGGCCGCAACCAGAATGGTGGCGTGCTGGGCCGCTTCGGCATACACGGGGTTGGCCTGGGCAATAATCATGGGGACAGCCGCGGCATTGCCCGCGGTGGACGATGCGGCCAGACCGGCAACGCCCGTGCCGCCGGTGAGACGGTCACCGATAAAGAGCACCACGCCGGTTACCACCACCACGCATATGCCAAGGCCCACGCCCAGCAGGCCCGCGTTCCACACCTTGGAGAGGTCAAGCCCCGCACCGAGAGCAAAGGCAAAGAAGGGAATGAGCACAGCAGGTGCAGCCTTGAGAAAGTCGCGCATGTCCTTGTCGAGATTGCCAAGGATCATGCCCAGCACCAGCGGGAATATGGCACCCACCATCATCTGCCACGGAAAGGCCGAAAGCCCGGCCACACCGAGGGTAACCATGGTCAGAAAAGGCCCGGATTCCAGACACATGATGGAATAGGCCGCCACATCGCGCGGTTTGCCGTACTGCCCCATCAGGGCCATGTACAGACCGCCGTTGGTATCATTGAGCGCGGCTACAATGGCCAGCGTGGAAATACCGGCAAAAAAACCTTCCCTTATGGGCGCTTCGCCAAGAAACTGGCCCACGGTAATGCCAATGATGGCCGCAATGCCCACCTTTGTGGCAAACAGTATGCCGCCTTTCTTAAGAATATAGGGCGTGGTCTTGAAGCTGATGGTCGCGCCCATGCAGACATAATACACAGCCAGGATACTGGTTGCGCCGGTAAAAAGCCCCCCGGTAAACGAACCGAATATCTTGGGGGTATTGGGAAAAAATGTGTTGCACAGTGCGCCGAGCAACAGGGGAACAACCATAAGGCCACCGGGAATCCGTTCCATAGACCGCTTGATCTGCATGACCTAACCCTCCACTGCGCAGGCGGCCCGCCGTCTGCTGCAAGAGCATTAAAGTGACTGATTCACGCAAAAAAATATTGCCCGCACCGTCCGAATTAAACACGGCGTCAATTGCTTCTGTCGCAAAATTGAAGCCATTTTGTCACACGCTAGCAGATTGATTGAAATGAGCAAGAAAATTTTATTTTTTGCATAAATCTGAACTAATTATGCAGTTTTTGCGCGTTTTGCGCATTTTTTAGCCGTTATTCCCCTTTCATTCCGCCGGATTTGTCCTTAGGCTTGAGGCCACGCCAACAACAAAGGTAGGGAACCATGCGAAAAGGCAGGGAAAGACGCGATGCCATGCTCGAGGCCATTGCCGCGGGCGACAAGGACATACGGCAGCTGGCCGAGCGGTTTGGCGTGTCGTTTTCTACTGTACGGCGCGACCTGCAACGCCTCTCGCGTGAAAAGGCCGTGGCGCGCACCTATGGCGGAGCCATGCTCACCCGGGCATTGCAGGAAGACGACTACCCCGCCCGCGAGTCCCAGCACCGGGCTGCCAAGCAGACCATTGCAAAGGCAGCCGCCGGGCAGGTCAACGACGGCGAAACCATCATTCTTGATGGCGGCTCTACCGTAACCTTTATGGCGCGCTTTCTGTACGAAAAAAGGCTCACGGTCATCACCAACAACCTCAAGCTCACGGCCATTCTGGCAGACGCTCCGCGCATTGATCTGGTGCTTTTGGGCGGTTCCATCCGGCCCATCAGCATGAGCGCCTACGGGCATTTTGCCGAAGAGTCGCTGCGCTGCCTCACCGCCGACAAGCTGTTTACCAGCGCCAACGGGGTTGTTGCCAACCGGGGGCTCTGCGAGGCCAGCCTTGAGCAGATATCGGTCAAAAGGCTCATGATGCGTCAATCACGCGAAGTTTATGTGCTGGCCGACGCTTCAAAACTTGGCTGCGCCTCCCAACCGGCATGGGCTCCCCTGCCCCCCGGATGGACTCTGGTGACGGACGGCGACGAGCAGCTGTGCGCACCATTCAGAGAGAGCGGCGTCACCATCCTGCCTGCTTCAAATTCCAGCCCACTGGTATAAAACAGCACGCGGGCCAGCGCAGGGCGTAAATCCCTGCTCCAGCCCGCTTATGCTGCAATGGCCCTGGCCGGTTCCTGCCAGCAGTCTACCTTACCAGCCCGGCCTTGACGGCAAAGGGGTCCCATGCCGGGTCGCTGTGTGGTTCATATTCCGTGACCTGAGCCACCCAGTTGCTCAGCGGCTGCCCATACAGGCGGGCAATAACCGCCACAGTCATGTCCATACCGGCGGAAACCCCGGACGAGGTCACAATATTGCCATTGTCCACCCAGCGGGCGCTGGCTACCCAGCGCACCTTGGGGCCAGGAGCGGTAGAAGCCTTGAAGGCCATCTTGTTTGTTGTGGCGGGGTGGTGCGGGGGGGCGCCCCCGCCGCCACGCCGCCCCGCAGCAGCCAGCAATGATGCGCCGTTGCACACCGACATGACAAGCGACGCATTTTTTGCCTGCGCCCGCAGCCAGCTGAGGGTTGCCTGATCGTTGACCAGCGGGATTGCGCCAATGCCGCCGGGCACAAGCAGATAGTCCAGTGCTGGCGCGTTGGTATAATCAAAATCTGCCACGGTTTTTGGCCCCTGATTGGAAGGCACTGCCCCCTTGCTGGCAGCCACTGTCACCAGCCGAATACCCACGCGGTCAGATGCCTCCCCCCAAAAGCGGTCTGGCGCATGCTTGAGGCTGCCCCACATTTCCATGGGGCCATAGGCATCAAGCATCTCAAAACCGGGAAAAATCAAAACGCCCAGCGTCACCTGCCGTGCAGCGGAGGCGGGAATGGCGTCGTACATTCCCGCGGTCTGGGCTGGGGATGCCTGTGCCGGGGATGTTTGGGCCTGCACGGCCAGGGGCCATGTCGATGCCAGCAAAACCAGCAGACAGGTCAGGGGTTGTAAACAGCGCTGAAAAACAGAGTGCATACACGTCTCCTTTTTTTCCGGGTGCCAGGCACCCGGCATGATGTGAATGCACCCAACCTAGAGCAGCACTGCCTCTGGCAACAATGACAATAAATATGCTTTTACTGCCACATGAGGATGGCGCAGCGATGGGAGAACGCGGATTTTGCTTTGACCAGAACACAAAAAGCCCTCCGGTTTCGGAAGGCTTTCTGTGTTAATTCAGGCAGCGTGCGGAAAACACTGCCATCAATATAATGTAATGCCTCTGGCGCTAGTTGCGCACGTCGTCATCGTTGTCGGCAGAGCGCCCACCCTGGGGACCACGCTGCTGCACATCACGCGGAGGACGGCGGTCGTCACGCGGACGGCCCATTTCGTCGCCACGGGAGCCACGGCGGTCGCCACGGTCCTTGTCGTACTGTGGCTTGCCCATACGCTCGCCCTGCTCGCTGCGGTTGTCGTGCCTGCCGTCCATGCGATTGTCGCGGCGATTATCGCGATGGTCGTCGCGTCTGTCATCACGACGGTCATCACGGCGATCGTCGCGCCTGTCGTCGCGACGATCCTGCTTGTCCTTGCGGTCATAGTGCTGACCACGGTCATCACCGCGCTTACCGTCACGGTCGCCGCGCTGTTTGTAATTTTGCTGGGCATCCCTGTCGGGGGCAGCCTGCACGGCAGGTGTTCCCGAAAACATCAGGCCTGCAGCCAGAACGCTCAGCGCCAAAGGTTTCAACACATATTGCATACGCATAAAATTCCTCCTTGGGGTGGGCATTTCGCCCATTGCCTCCTTACGCCAGCAGACAGCGGGACGCAAGATGGGGGTCATACTATTGTGTTGCCTGTCAAAAATCCGTTAAGACGCGGAACGCTCCGCTTACAAATATGGCGGTATTCTGCTAGCCGCCTTTTACACGCGCATTGCGCAGGGCGGGCACACCAACACCGCGCTGCCGGGCTGCGGCCTCGAGGGCATCCGCCTCCGGGCGAACGTAGGTCTGACCATCAATCACATATTCCTTGGCTGGCAACCGCTGGCCCGCCACCTCTGCCATGGCGGCGTGGCGCGGGGCCACCATGCGCTCAAGGCACTGCACGCGCAGGCCGAGGGTGTGGGTGTGGCGCAGCACGGCATCTGCCACGTTGCGGCGCTGCTCCGGCAGGCACAAAACACGCAGCAGGCCAGCCGGGCGGTTCTTTTTGCCAACCCCCGGCAGCCACAGCACGTCAAGCACCTCTGTCATGGCGGAAAGAGCCGTGAGCGCCATGCCCAGATCCTCTCCATTAAGATGATCGATGTGGCTCTCTAACTGGATGACAGACTCGTTGCC
The window above is part of the Desulfovibrio sp. genome. Proteins encoded here:
- a CDS encoding methylenetetrahydrofolate reductase, with the protein product MHIGQMIRELSAPFYSLEFFPPSDTAHLPDFYATVDRLRALNPLFASVTYGAGGARQQNTLAVTAELARRGIAAMAHLTCVGAEPQSIAAFLNDLRASGVNNVLALRGDPPADKAWNWSSAHFRHASDLVAFAREQQPGMGIGVAAYPAPHPESPTFSQDRLHTANKLRAGADFALTQLFFDAREYEDLVSHLRGQGITTPVIPGILPIQSFDSLRRVLSLCGANIPGKLYLALEKAHNEGGAEAVREVGLDYAVRQIRSLLDAGAPGIHLYTLNKADMCLRLAEAVGTL
- a CDS encoding phosphodiester glycosidase family protein yields the protein MIRAVRTLPKTWLVVFLATCLAAHALPAVAAPEHAAPIQVTRDHTAPEQQTGTPPAQWQVASNTGSGPVTAAGAVTTSAVEPVSPQQAPPLPTASQAATDESTNKNGMDDQGRADWRELEQGLLFGEFQLNDGDARLSVLRIDPAYFDFTLCARSQDSGPSRPLSQWGEQYNLSAAINASMYLPDGSTSTGYMRQGDHTNNGRIVQRFGAFFVAGPDEPGLPLAAIIDRDNPLWRQQLERYSLVIQNYRMINADRRILWAPGGPHYSISAVAQDGDGQILFMHCRQPVEAYAFAQQVLHLPLNVRTVMYVEGGGQAGLLVRSAALTRELVGLSPSGLLVTGDLRAVLPNVLGARRKGAPEHPAVESTPAPEQPAANPAALPPASEDKSSANPAAPAAESGVTGSAAQQKPVRQSGTTVAMPPLAPSHTVGPIPEHEQTQGQMQNQAQEQSPPNRAASTTQNPATSATAPAREPLTQPGSSLAQPPSSTSESISSNSDAAPKK
- a CDS encoding desulfoferrodoxin, which translates into the protein MPTQLEVYKCTHCGNIVEVLHGGGADIVCCGDPMKLMVEGATDGALEKHVPVIEKVDGGYLVKVGSVAHPMEEKHFIEWIELLADGRSYTKFLKPGDAPEAFFAIDAAKVTAREYCNLHGHWKAEN
- a CDS encoding rubredoxin, producing MQKYVCGVCGYEYDPAENDNVPFEDLPEDWTCPVCGVGKDQFSPA
- a CDS encoding FprA family A-type flavoprotein, with amino-acid sequence MQPVEIKKDIFWVGFVDYDHRDFHGYSRSPDGSTYNAYLIKDEKNVLLDTVASGCEGTLLCRLAQVLEPEKIDYIICNHMELDHAGALEAIIERCKPEKVFVSQTGLKSMAGYFDCKNWPVQAVKSGDSINIGKRTIVFQETRMLHWPDSMVSYIPEDKLLISNDIFGQNIASSARFVDEFGDDGEFSRRVKEYYFNIVLPYSPMVLKTLPVVEKLDIDMIAPDHGLIHRGEKAVRNIIDMYRSMAEQKPQQRALVFYDTMWQSTETMAYAICSGLEENGVPTRIMSVKQNHHSAIMTELADCGAVIAGSPTHNNTVLPLIAAQLTYMKGLRPLNRIGGAFGSYGWSGEGPKYLHEQLASMNMEMPAEPVKCNWRPDHEALKACYQMGVTIADALKKKCQG
- the pdxA gene encoding 4-hydroxythreonine-4-phosphate dehydrogenase PdxA, which produces MNQLPVVAITMGDASGIGPEIIVKAMARPEIGTWARALVVGDAERLREAIRITGAAVQVRAVSNPEDARYESGYIDCLDVPVIPAGHPFGVVSPVSGDGAFQFVKKAVDLVLSGKAQAICTAPLNKEALHAAGHMYPGHTEMLAYLTGTPEVSMMLTTPNLRVVHVTTHLGLIDAVKKIEPALVERTITRTHATLVDAGIASPRIGVCAINPHAGENGLFGNGEEETKILPAVKATQARGWQVEGPLPADTLFYRAGRGDFDVVIAMYHDQGHAPIKVLGIADGVNITIGLPVIRTSVDHGTAFDIAGKGIACEDSLIEAMRQAAELSKKK
- a CDS encoding four-carbon acid sugar kinase family protein → MKQSWFVLADDLTGAADCAIAFAKNGMVSDVLFESDTAAASDAPVLAVDAASRPLPAAEAAQRHAALLERHFRKGMRLYKKLDSLLRGQPAAETAAAIRTLRGMGGPAFVVMAPAFPATGRTTVNGRVLVNGMPLENTEVWARDHTYANGDLAAALKPEGLNVRNILLADVRKGAQTIAGMVAADMDEGFDGVVCDAETLDDLAFIAEATHALADRLFWVGTGGLAVPLARMSRPEQGSCVVALPQGGRGLLLVVGSVVKVSREALRHVLASQQVEHYSFTPQQLLGDAGAALAEQGAAIAEALAAGKDVAVEIAEVEHPNMALGGRLAASLARVLHNALESAAGLVVTGGETAANLMAEVGIHGIRLVAEVESGVPAGMTLGNFSLPIVTKAGSFGTERTLASSLDFLRAAIKKGELA
- a CDS encoding 2-keto-3-deoxygluconate permease, with protein sequence MQIKRSMERIPGGLMVVPLLLGALCNTFFPNTPKIFGSFTGGLFTGATSILAVYYVCMGATISFKTTPYILKKGGILFATKVGIAAIIGITVGQFLGEAPIREGFFAGISTLAIVAALNDTNGGLYMALMGQYGKPRDVAAYSIMCLESGPFLTMVTLGVAGLSAFPWQMMVGAIFPLVLGMILGNLDKDMRDFLKAAPAVLIPFFAFALGAGLDLSKVWNAGLLGVGLGICVVVVTGVVLFIGDRLTGGTGVAGLAASSTAGNAAAVPMIIAQANPVYAEAAQHATILVAACVVVTAILTPLVTAWGVKTFGAPKDLPAAEGEE
- a CDS encoding DeoR/GlpR family DNA-binding transcription regulator, with the protein product MRKGRERRDAMLEAIAAGDKDIRQLAERFGVSFSTVRRDLQRLSREKAVARTYGGAMLTRALQEDDYPARESQHRAAKQTIAKAAAGQVNDGETIILDGGSTVTFMARFLYEKRLTVITNNLKLTAILADAPRIDLVLLGGSIRPISMSAYGHFAEESLRCLTADKLFTSANGVVANRGLCEASLEQISVKRLMMRQSREVYVLADASKLGCASQPAWAPLPPGWTLVTDGDEQLCAPFRESGVTILPASNSSPLV
- a CDS encoding DJ-1/PfpI family protein; protein product: MHSVFQRCLQPLTCLLVLLASTWPLAVQAQTSPAQASPAQTAGMYDAIPASAARQVTLGVLIFPGFEMLDAYGPMEMWGSLKHAPDRFWGEASDRVGIRLVTVAASKGAVPSNQGPKTVADFDYTNAPALDYLLVPGGIGAIPLVNDQATLSWLRAQAKNASLVMSVCNGASLLAAAGRRGGGGAPPHHPATTNKMAFKASTAPGPKVRWVASARWVDNGNIVTSSGVSAGMDMTVAVIARLYGQPLSNWVAQVTEYEPHSDPAWDPFAVKAGLVR